ACCACGCACCAGAACGACTACGCGATCAAGATCCCGTACCTGATGGGCCTGATCGCCACCCGTTCGCTGAACCAGCCGATTCCCGGCATCCTGGAGCTGGTGGACCGCGCCGAGCACCGCATCCGCGGTGGCCAGCTCGCCTATGGCGCACTGGAACGCATCAAGAAGGACAAGACCGACCTGCAGGCGCGGGAGATGTTCGACCGCCACTGGCAGGACCTGGGCCACGGCCTGTTGCTGAAGCGTTACCGCGAGGACATCCTCAACGCCACCCCGGAGGAAATCTCCAAGGCCGCGATGGATACCGTGCCGCGCGTGGCACCGCTGTTCTGGACCTTCCGCATCATGGCGGGCCTGGGTTTCTACCTGATCGCGTTCTTCGCCCTGGCGTTCTACTACTCCTGCCGCAACAACTTCCAGGACAAGCGCTGGTTCCTGAGGCTCGCCGTGTGGAGCCTGCCGGCACCGTGGATCGCGATCGAATGCGGCTGGTTCGTGGCCGAGTACGGCCGCCAGCCGTGGGCGGTGGATGGCGTGCTGCCCACTTTCTACGCCGCGTCGGGCCTGGCCCTGCATGAAATCCTGACGACGCTGGCGGTGTTCACCGCGCTCTACACGGTGCTGCTGGTCATCGAGATCAAGCTGATGCTGAAGGCGATCCGCACCGGCCCGGATGACATCCTGCCGACGCTGCAGGCCGACATCCGCCCTGTTTCCCCCACTGCAGCCGCTGCCGGACAGGCCTGAGGCAGGAGAATCCAGATGGAATTCATTGCACTTGATTACACCACGCTCCGCGTGATCTGGTGGCTGCTGCTCGGCATCCTGCTGATCGGCTGGGCGGTGATGGACGGTTTCGATCTCGGCGTCGGCACCCTGCTGCCGTTCGTTGCGAAAACCGACGAGGAACGCCGGCGGGTGATCAACACCGTCGGCCCGGTCTGGGAAGGCAACCAGGTCTGGCTGGTGCTCGGTGGTGGCGCGATCTTCGCCGCCTGGCCGCCGCTGTATGCGGTCAGCTTCTCCGGCTTCTACCTGGCGGTGTTCGCGATGCTGTTCGGCCTGATCCTGCGGCCGGTCGGCTTCAAGTACCGCAGCAAGATGCCGTCCAGGCGCTGGCGCGACAACTGGGACCGCGTGTTGTTCGTCGGTGGCCTGCTGCCGGGCCTGATTGCCGGCGTGGCGGTGGGCAACGTGCTGCTGGGCGTGCCGTTCCACTTCGATGACACGCTGCGCGTGACCTACACCGGTTCGTTCTTCGGCCTGCTCACGCCGTTCGCGCTCATCGCCGGCCTGGTCAGCGTGGCCATGCTGGTCTCGCACGGTGCAGCCATGCTGGTCATCAAGACCGACGGCCCGGTGGCCGAACGTGCCGCACGCTACGGCAGCATCGCCGCGCTGATCAGTTTTCTGCTGTTCGCGGTGGCTGGCCTCTGGGTGGCCTTCGGCCTGCCCGGTTACCAGATCACCTCGCAGGTGGTGACCGACGGCCCGACCAATCCGCTGCTGAAGACGGCGGCGATCGGCACGGCTGCCGGTGGCTGGCTGCGCAACTACAGCAGCATGCCGGCCACGATCGTGTTCCCGGTGCTGGGCCTGCTGGGTGCGCTGGCCAGTGCGGTGCTGCTGCGTGCACGCCGCGGCGGTCTGGCCTTCATCGCCTCGGGTGCGTCCATCGCCGGCATCATCCTCACCGTCGGCTTCGCCATCTTCCCCTTCCTGCTGCCGTCCTCCAGCCAGCCCACCTCCAGCCTCACCGTCTGGGACAGCTCGTCCAGCCACCTGACGCTGTGGATCATGCTGCTGGCCACGGCCATCTTCCTGCCGATCATCCTCGCCTACACCACCTGGGTGTACCGCGTGCTGAAGGGCAAGACGACGGTTGAAGAGATGGGCGACAACCCGAACGCGTATTGATGGCTTGCATCCGTGCCGACCAACGGTCGGCACCCACCACGAGCAACAGGTGCCGAGCAATGGTCGGCACCCACCACGAGCAACAGGTGCCGACCCACGGTCGGCACCTGCCCCGAATGAAGGAGATACGAGCATGTGGTATTTCGCCTGGATCCTTGGCACTGGCCTGGCCTCCACCGTGGCCATCCTCAACGGCATGTGGTTCGAATCGCGCGAGCGGAACCGCCTCGAGAAAGAAAACAGTCGCTGAGCTGTAAAAAAACCTTGCCGCCTTGGCCTTCACACGGTATCTTAGGCGGCTCCTTCGGGGTGTAGCTCAGTCTGGTAGAGCGCTACGTTCGGGACGTAGAGGTCGCAGGTTCGAATCCTGTCTCCCCGACCACTTCGGTGGTCGCATTGAAGCCTGGTGAAGTCTTCCAGGCTTTTTTGTTCCCTGAAGGATTCCATTGCTTCGGCAGTGTGAAGAAACACCATTTACCCCTTGCCGCCATCGGGGTGAATGGATAGAATAGGCGGCTCCCTTCGGGGTGTAGCTCAGTCTGGTAGAGCGCTACGTTCGGGACGTAGAGGTCGCAGGTTCGAATCCTGTCTCCCCGACCACTTCAGTGGTCACCAAGAAGCCTGGAAGACGACAGTCCTCCGGGTTTTTTTTGTGCCATTCGCTTGGCGGCATCCCGCCCGGCCCGGCCCCGTACAATGGGCACCCTTTTCCCCACCCCTGCACCGGCCTGGCCCGGTGCCGGCGCTGCACGCCCAAGACGCCGCGTGCGCCACCTGCAAGGACCCGCCGCATGACGTCCCCGACTTCGCCCTCACCCTCGCTGCTGCACGGCCGCCTGCTGGCGTTCGCCGCCATCCTGCTGGCGGCGGTCAACCTGCGTACCGCGGTCACCTCCATCACTCCGCTGCTGGACGTGCTCGGCCAGCAGTTCGGCTTCGGCACCACCATGACCGGCGTGCTGGGCATGCTGCCCACCGCCTCGTTCGCGCTGTTCGGCGTGGCGACCCCGGCCGTGGCCCGGCGCCTGGGCCTGGAGCGCACCACGCTGCTGGCGATGACCCTGGCCATGGCCGGCCTGCTGCTGCGCTCCAGCGCCGGCAACGTCGGCACCCTGCTGCTGGGCTCGGTGATCGCGCTGGCCGGCATGGGCATCGGCAACGTGGTGGTGCCGCCGCTGGTGAAGCGCTACTTCGCCAACAAGGTGGGCACGATGAGCACGCTGTACATCAGCGTGCTGCAGCTGGGCACGATGACCCCGGCGCTGCTGGCGGTGCCGGTGGCCAATGCCGCGGGCTGGCGCGTGTCGCTAGGCATGTGGGCACTGCTGGCCCTGGCCGCCGCCCTGCCCTGGCTGATGCTGGCCCGCCGCGCGCCGAAGCCGGTGCAGGACGGCAGTGATCCGACCGCGCAGCCGCACGGCAGGGTCTGGCGCACGTCGCTGGGCTGGAGCATGACGCTGATGTTCGGCATGACCTCGCTGATGACCTATTCGATGTTCACCTGGCTGCCGCGCATCGTGGTCGAGGCCGGTGCCACGCCGGCGTTCGGTGGGGTGATGGTGGCGGTGTTCTCGGCGCTGGGCCTGCTGCCGTCGCTGGTCATTCCCTCGCTGGCGGTGCGCCTGCCGAACCCGTTCCCGCTGGTGCTGATCGGTTTCTTCGCCTTCGTCATCGCCTTCACCGGCCTGCTGCTGGCACCGCTGAAGGCGCCGCTGCTGTGGGCGGCGCTGCTGGGCGTGGGCCCGTCGACGTTCCCGCTGGCACTGACGCTGATCAACCTGCGCACGCGCACCCCGACCGGGTCGGCGGCGTTGTCCGGCTTCATGCAGGGCGTGGGCTACAGCTTCAGCTGCCTGGGGCCGTTCCTGGTGGGCTGGCTGCATACGGTGAGCGAGGGCTGGACGTTGCCGTTCGGGTTCCTGTTTGGCTGCGCGGCGCTGATGCTGGGGGCGTCGTGGGTGGCGTGCAAGCCGCGGAAGCTGGAAGACCTCTGGTAAGGGGTTGGGGTGCTGCGGCAGGGCTGCGCCCTGCACCTGCTTACTTCAACTTCAAAATCAAAATCAGAATCAAAGGCGGCTCTGGGTTGCTGCTGGTTGGGCGGGGCGGTGTGGGCTTGCAGGACACGCCGTAAACCCGTCCATGGGGGCTCGATGGCGC
This genomic stretch from Stenotrophomonas sp. SAU14A_NAIMI4_5 harbors:
- the cydB gene encoding cytochrome d ubiquinol oxidase subunit II gives rise to the protein MEFIALDYTTLRVIWWLLLGILLIGWAVMDGFDLGVGTLLPFVAKTDEERRRVINTVGPVWEGNQVWLVLGGGAIFAAWPPLYAVSFSGFYLAVFAMLFGLILRPVGFKYRSKMPSRRWRDNWDRVLFVGGLLPGLIAGVAVGNVLLGVPFHFDDTLRVTYTGSFFGLLTPFALIAGLVSVAMLVSHGAAMLVIKTDGPVAERAARYGSIAALISFLLFAVAGLWVAFGLPGYQITSQVVTDGPTNPLLKTAAIGTAAGGWLRNYSSMPATIVFPVLGLLGALASAVLLRARRGGLAFIASGASIAGIILTVGFAIFPFLLPSSSQPTSSLTVWDSSSSHLTLWIMLLATAIFLPIILAYTTWVYRVLKGKTTVEEMGDNPNAY
- the cydX gene encoding cytochrome bd-I oxidase subunit CydX: MWYFAWILGTGLASTVAILNGMWFESRERNRLEKENSR
- a CDS encoding MFS transporter, producing the protein MTSPTSPSPSLLHGRLLAFAAILLAAVNLRTAVTSITPLLDVLGQQFGFGTTMTGVLGMLPTASFALFGVATPAVARRLGLERTTLLAMTLAMAGLLLRSSAGNVGTLLLGSVIALAGMGIGNVVVPPLVKRYFANKVGTMSTLYISVLQLGTMTPALLAVPVANAAGWRVSLGMWALLALAAALPWLMLARRAPKPVQDGSDPTAQPHGRVWRTSLGWSMTLMFGMTSLMTYSMFTWLPRIVVEAGATPAFGGVMVAVFSALGLLPSLVIPSLAVRLPNPFPLVLIGFFAFVIAFTGLLLAPLKAPLLWAALLGVGPSTFPLALTLINLRTRTPTGSAALSGFMQGVGYSFSCLGPFLVGWLHTVSEGWTLPFGFLFGCAALMLGASWVACKPRKLEDLW